The following are encoded in a window of Halosolutus halophilus genomic DNA:
- the bioD gene encoding dethiobiotin synthase codes for MTNAGTATPIAIVGTDTDVGKTVVTAGLTRWFREEGLEARAIKPAQTGHPPDDDAGFVAEACRDDDAAICPRYLEPPLAPRVAAAEAGETLTYESILAACQQAIDATPVPIVEGIGGLRVPLAGDREVIDLVADCSAAAIVVTRSGLGTLNHTALSVEALHRRGVPVRGIVCNEYEGETVAERTNPAELERLTGTRVETVPPLSGSDPRRLAEGVRDALSPAFRDRLSAGEF; via the coding sequence GTGACGAACGCGGGCACCGCGACACCGATCGCGATCGTCGGCACCGACACCGACGTCGGCAAGACCGTCGTCACGGCGGGACTCACGCGCTGGTTCCGCGAGGAGGGACTCGAAGCGCGGGCGATCAAACCCGCCCAGACCGGCCACCCGCCCGACGACGACGCGGGCTTCGTCGCCGAGGCGTGTAGGGACGACGACGCGGCGATCTGTCCGCGGTACCTCGAACCGCCGCTCGCGCCGCGCGTCGCCGCCGCGGAAGCCGGTGAGACGCTCACCTACGAGTCGATCCTCGCCGCCTGCCAGCAGGCGATCGACGCGACGCCGGTCCCGATCGTCGAGGGAATCGGCGGCCTTCGCGTCCCGCTGGCCGGCGACAGGGAGGTGATCGACCTCGTCGCGGACTGCTCGGCGGCGGCGATCGTCGTCACGCGATCGGGGCTGGGAACCCTGAACCACACGGCGCTGTCGGTCGAGGCGCTCCACCGCCGTGGCGTTCCGGTCCGCGGAATCGTCTGCAACGAGTACGAGGGCGAGACTGTCGCGGAGCGGACGAACCCTGCCGAACTCGAACGGCTGACGGGGACGCGGGTAGAGACGGTTCCGCCGCTCTCGGGGTCCGATCCACGACGACTGGCCGAAGGGGTTCGCGACGCGCTGTCACCGGCGTTTCGCGACCGGCTTTCGGCAGGGGAGTTCTAG
- a CDS encoding transcriptional regulator: MEETTFAVLGTGGIGRRTLEVSQHKDALTPVAACDRHGTAIDFDGLDVDELLAATEGNIDGEPRDDEVATDGGTGATAADGEGGIKQHGEDRGVVASSQARPSEDPIRDVIDRGDRIDAVLLALPNYEHDFIPRVADRFVESGYSGVMIDVLKRSRVIDMLDDRSDEFREQGITFICGAGATPGFLTGAAALAAQSFVEVEAVDIRWGVGLKSGYEDNRGTVREDIAHLPEYDIETVRDLSETEIEAIIDEHDGVIEFEDMEHADDVLLERAGVCDAEDVRVGGILDVRSDEKPTTTTVSVTGTTFDGETATNTFRLDDATSMEANVNGPALGYLKAGVRRNRAGEYGVFGPAELMPGF, from the coding sequence ATGGAGGAAACCACGTTTGCGGTACTCGGAACCGGCGGCATCGGACGACGAACGCTCGAAGTCAGTCAGCACAAGGACGCTCTCACCCCCGTCGCGGCCTGCGATCGCCACGGCACCGCGATCGACTTCGACGGACTGGACGTCGACGAATTGCTCGCGGCGACGGAGGGGAATATCGACGGCGAACCGCGAGACGACGAGGTCGCGACGGACGGCGGAACGGGTGCGACGGCCGCCGACGGTGAGGGCGGCATCAAACAGCACGGCGAAGACAGGGGCGTCGTCGCCTCGAGTCAGGCCCGCCCCAGCGAGGACCCCATTCGGGACGTCATCGATCGCGGTGATCGGATCGACGCCGTCCTGCTCGCCCTCCCCAACTACGAACACGACTTCATCCCGCGCGTGGCCGATCGGTTCGTCGAGAGCGGCTACTCGGGCGTCATGATCGACGTCCTCAAGCGCTCCCGCGTGATCGACATGCTCGACGATCGCAGCGACGAGTTCCGGGAACAGGGCATCACCTTCATCTGTGGGGCCGGCGCGACCCCGGGCTTTCTCACCGGCGCGGCCGCGCTGGCGGCCCAGTCGTTCGTCGAGGTCGAGGCCGTCGATATCCGGTGGGGCGTGGGTCTCAAGTCCGGCTACGAGGACAACCGCGGCACCGTCCGCGAGGACATCGCGCACCTCCCGGAGTACGACATCGAAACCGTGCGCGACCTCTCCGAGACCGAAATCGAGGCGATCATCGACGAGCACGACGGCGTCATCGAGTTCGAGGACATGGAACACGCCGACGACGTGCTGCTCGAGCGCGCCGGCGTCTGTGACGCCGAGGACGTGCGCGTCGGCGGGATTCTCGACGTTCGCAGCGACGAGAAGCCGACGACGACCACCGTCTCCGTGACGGGGACGACCTTCGACGGCGAGACGGCGACCAACACCTTCCGGCTCGACGACGCGACGAGCATGGAGGCGAACGTCAACGGCCCCGCGCTGGGCTACCTGAAAGCCGGCGTCCGGCGGAACCGTGCCGGCGAGTACGGCGTCTTCGGACCGGCCGAACTGATGCCCGGTTTCTAG
- the sucD gene encoding succinate--CoA ligase subunit alpha, which translates to MSVLVDDDTRVVVQGITGGEGKFHAEQMMEYGTNVVAGAVPGKGGQEAAGVPVYDTVHEAVEEENADTSVIFVPPAFAGDAIFESLDSGLDLAVAITEGIPTQDMARVNKRLSETDTRLIGPNCPGLITPGEAKLGILPGNIFAEGNVGLVSRSGTLTYQVVDSLTNRGIGQTTAIGIGGDPIIGTDFVDALELFENDPDTDAIVMCGEIGGEDEEEAAAYIDEHVDTPVAGFIAGRTAPPGKRMGHAGAIVSGSGTGTAESKINALNDAGVPVGDTPEEVADHIEEFLG; encoded by the coding sequence ATGAGCGTACTAGTCGACGACGACACGCGCGTCGTGGTACAGGGCATCACCGGCGGGGAAGGCAAGTTCCACGCCGAACAGATGATGGAGTACGGGACCAACGTCGTCGCCGGCGCGGTCCCCGGCAAGGGCGGGCAGGAAGCCGCCGGCGTCCCGGTCTACGACACGGTTCACGAGGCCGTCGAAGAGGAGAACGCCGACACGTCCGTCATCTTCGTTCCGCCGGCGTTCGCGGGCGACGCCATCTTCGAGTCGCTCGACTCCGGTCTCGACCTCGCAGTGGCCATCACCGAGGGCATCCCGACCCAGGACATGGCCCGGGTCAACAAACGGCTCTCCGAGACCGATACCCGGCTCATCGGGCCGAACTGTCCCGGTCTCATCACGCCCGGCGAGGCCAAACTCGGCATCCTCCCCGGCAACATCTTCGCCGAGGGGAACGTCGGCCTCGTCTCCCGCTCCGGCACGCTGACCTACCAGGTCGTCGACAGCCTCACCAACCGCGGCATCGGCCAGACGACCGCCATCGGCATCGGCGGCGACCCGATCATCGGAACGGATTTCGTCGACGCCCTGGAACTGTTCGAGAACGACCCCGACACCGACGCGATCGTCATGTGCGGCGAGATCGGCGGGGAAGACGAGGAGGAGGCCGCCGCTTACATCGACGAGCACGTCGACACGCCCGTCGCCGGCTTCATCGCCGGCCGCACAGCACCGCCGGGCAAGCGCATGGGCCACGCCGGCGCGATCGTCTCCGGTTCCGGCACCGGCACCGCCGAGAGCAAGATCAACGCGCTCAACGACGCCGGCGTCCCGGTCGGCGACACCCCCGAGGAAGTCGCCGACCACATCGAAGAGTTCCTCGGATAA
- a CDS encoding asparaginase domain-containing protein, translating to MNVTLLSTGGTIASTDADSGPRPTQTGAQLLEAVPELEAHATLTVEDVAQVPSYELDAATLETIGERVRELDADPTVDTVVVTHGTDTMEETAYYLDVTVRQETPVFLTGAQRRPDEVSPDGPSNLLTAVRAGRAFVERDAGGTFVAFDEEIHSGRAVTKAHTSALEAFDDAASIREAFASAD from the coding sequence ATGAACGTCACCCTTCTCAGTACGGGCGGCACCATCGCCAGCACCGACGCCGATAGCGGCCCGCGGCCGACGCAAACGGGCGCGCAACTCCTCGAGGCCGTCCCCGAACTCGAAGCCCACGCCACACTCACGGTCGAGGACGTCGCGCAGGTACCGAGCTACGAACTGGACGCGGCGACGCTCGAGACGATCGGCGAGCGGGTGCGCGAACTCGACGCCGATCCGACTGTCGACACCGTCGTCGTTACCCACGGGACGGATACGATGGAGGAGACGGCCTACTATCTCGACGTCACTGTACGGCAGGAGACGCCGGTGTTTCTGACGGGTGCGCAGCGACGGCCGGACGAGGTGAGCCCGGACGGGCCGAGCAATCTACTGACGGCAGTTCGTGCCGGACGCGCGTTCGTCGAGCGCGACGCTGGTGGCACGTTCGTCGCGTTCGACGAGGAGATCCACAGCGGGCGTGCGGTGACGAAGGCACACACGTCGGCGCTCGAGGCGTTCGACGACGCGGCGTCGATCCGGGAGGCGTTCGCGTCTGCCGACTGA
- a CDS encoding haloalkane dehalogenase: MVVRIPEDRFADLPSFDYEPQYVDVGDVRMAYVEAGPSPEAGETHETFLCLHGEPTWSFLYRKMIPRLADRGRVIAPDLIGCGRSDRYEDRAAYTVEMHYDAVETFVEELDLTNVTLVCQDWGGLLGLSLAAHQPDRFARLVPMNTGLPDGTQDMPAIWHQFADLVATADDLDVGRLIENGTYHGLSEAVRDAYRAPFPDERHMEGIRTFPGLVPQSPDDPGADLFASARERLAEWENPAFVLFAANDPITSGNRDPMRDLLPTAGDQPDVWIEDAAHFLQEDAGEAIADRIVDFVDRT, encoded by the coding sequence ATGGTTGTTCGCATCCCCGAGGACCGATTCGCGGACCTCCCGTCGTTCGACTACGAGCCCCAGTACGTCGACGTGGGGGACGTTCGGATGGCGTACGTCGAGGCGGGACCGTCGCCGGAGGCTGGTGAGACGCACGAGACGTTCCTCTGTCTCCACGGTGAACCCACCTGGTCGTTCCTCTACCGCAAGATGATCCCACGGCTAGCCGATCGGGGCCGCGTGATCGCACCCGATCTGATCGGCTGTGGCCGATCGGACAGGTACGAGGATCGGGCGGCGTACACGGTCGAGATGCACTACGACGCCGTCGAGACCTTCGTCGAGGAACTCGACCTGACGAACGTCACGCTCGTCTGCCAGGACTGGGGCGGGTTGCTCGGACTCTCGCTCGCGGCCCACCAGCCCGATCGGTTCGCGCGGCTGGTCCCGATGAACACCGGTCTCCCGGACGGCACGCAGGACATGCCGGCGATCTGGCACCAGTTCGCCGACCTCGTCGCGACGGCCGACGACCTGGACGTGGGGCGACTGATCGAGAACGGGACCTACCACGGTCTCTCGGAGGCCGTCCGCGACGCCTATCGCGCCCCCTTCCCCGACGAACGTCACATGGAGGGGATCCGAACGTTCCCGGGGCTGGTCCCCCAGTCACCCGACGACCCCGGGGCCGACCTGTTCGCGTCCGCCCGCGAGCGACTCGCCGAGTGGGAGAACCCGGCGTTCGTCCTCTTCGCCGCGAACGATCCCATCACCTCCGGGAACCGCGACCCCATGCGCGACCTGTTGCCGACGGCGGGCGACCAGCCGGACGTCTGGATCGAGGATGCCGCGCACTTCCTGCAGGAAGACGCCGGCGAAGCGATCGCCGACCGGATCGTCGATTTCGTCGATCGCACGTAG
- a CDS encoding polysaccharide deacetylase family protein, which translates to MGTVDVAIGVDADCVAGWLGSYGGADSPADLSRGLAAGNEGIPRMLALFEDQDVETSWYVPGHTIETFRDEVEAVAAAGHELGVHGYSHENPTDLSREQEDEILEVSIDLIEDVTGSEPVGHRASWWEFSENTPDLVEKHDFLYDSSLMERQFEPGWMRNGDSWEKIEYDESPETWMEPYQYGEETDVVEIPISWYRDDIPPMLFIKQPIYHAGYKDPEMMYEQYYKRQFDFLYDRRGAGVYTFTIHPDIHGLPHMIPLFEEFIQYVKDHENAQFVTLETVAEKFKDDPSVYESESDYV; encoded by the coding sequence ATGGGAACAGTTGACGTTGCAATCGGTGTCGACGCGGACTGTGTCGCCGGCTGGCTCGGTTCCTACGGCGGTGCGGACTCCCCTGCGGATCTCTCCCGAGGATTGGCTGCCGGAAACGAGGGGATCCCGCGGATGCTCGCGCTCTTCGAAGACCAGGACGTCGAGACGTCGTGGTACGTCCCCGGGCACACGATCGAGACCTTCCGCGACGAGGTCGAGGCGGTTGCAGCCGCCGGTCACGAACTCGGCGTCCACGGCTACTCCCACGAGAACCCGACCGACCTCTCGCGGGAACAGGAGGACGAGATCCTCGAGGTGTCGATCGACCTCATCGAGGACGTCACCGGCTCGGAGCCCGTCGGCCACCGCGCCAGCTGGTGGGAGTTCAGCGAGAACACGCCCGACCTCGTCGAGAAACACGACTTCCTCTACGACAGTAGTCTGATGGAACGCCAGTTCGAGCCGGGCTGGATGCGCAACGGTGACAGTTGGGAGAAGATCGAGTACGACGAGAGCCCGGAGACCTGGATGGAACCCTACCAGTACGGCGAGGAGACCGACGTCGTCGAGATCCCGATCAGCTGGTACCGCGACGATATCCCGCCGATGCTGTTCATCAAGCAGCCGATCTACCACGCGGGGTACAAGGATCCGGAGATGATGTACGAGCAGTACTACAAGCGCCAGTTCGACTTCCTGTACGATCGCCGCGGCGCGGGCGTCTACACGTTCACGATCCATCCGGACATCCACGGACTCCCGCACATGATTCCGCTGTTCGAGGAGTTCATCCAGTACGTCAAGGACCACGAGAACGCGCAGTTCGTCACGCTCGAGACCGTCGCCGAGAAGTTCAAAGACGATCCATCAGTGTACGAAAGCGAGAGCGACTACGTCTGA
- the bioB gene encoding biotin synthase BioB: MVYETNNETVDDALERVLAGERLDRTDGLALLAQPVEPLAEAGAAVRDHFGDGTVDACSIVNAKAGNCAEDCGFCAQSVHFDTGIDTYGFLGPEKILEAAKRAERDGAQRFGIVVAEKGVSKERRPDEWADVLESIRLVRDECDLEVDASLGILTEEEAAILAEEGINHYNHNIETSPRYFPEIVESHSFEDRVKTLEVAKESGMDLCAGVILGMGETPTDRVEAAIALQDVGISSLPVNVLNPVPGTPLAEQGVDITTEEIVKTVAVYKLLHPESRVRLTGGREVNLDSDEQHLPLEAGADGILTGDYLTTEGQSPGEDIEIIERAGLEPNREANDFDPEVVKARHGASSDSSSETAASTGAEPSDD, from the coding sequence GTGGTTTACGAGACGAACAACGAGACGGTCGACGACGCGCTCGAGCGGGTTCTGGCCGGCGAACGACTCGACCGCACCGACGGGCTCGCGCTGCTTGCCCAGCCGGTCGAACCGCTCGCCGAGGCCGGCGCAGCCGTGCGCGATCACTTCGGCGACGGCACGGTCGACGCCTGCTCGATCGTCAACGCGAAGGCGGGCAACTGCGCCGAGGACTGTGGCTTCTGTGCCCAGTCGGTTCACTTCGACACCGGCATCGACACCTACGGCTTCCTCGGCCCGGAGAAGATCCTCGAAGCGGCCAAGCGCGCCGAGCGCGACGGCGCACAGCGGTTCGGGATCGTCGTCGCCGAGAAGGGCGTCTCGAAGGAACGCCGACCCGACGAGTGGGCGGACGTCCTCGAATCGATCCGACTCGTCCGAGATGAGTGCGACCTCGAGGTCGACGCCTCCCTGGGGATTCTCACCGAGGAGGAGGCTGCCATCCTCGCCGAGGAGGGGATCAACCACTACAATCACAACATCGAAACCTCCCCGCGGTACTTCCCTGAAATCGTCGAGAGCCACTCCTTCGAAGATCGGGTGAAGACGCTCGAAGTGGCCAAGGAGTCCGGGATGGACCTCTGTGCCGGCGTCATCCTCGGCATGGGCGAGACGCCGACCGATCGGGTCGAGGCCGCGATCGCCCTGCAGGACGTCGGCATCTCCTCGCTCCCGGTGAACGTCCTGAACCCGGTCCCGGGGACGCCGCTCGCCGAGCAGGGCGTCGACATCACCACCGAGGAGATCGTCAAGACGGTCGCGGTGTACAAACTGCTCCATCCCGAGTCGCGGGTGCGACTCACCGGCGGCCGCGAGGTGAATCTCGATTCCGACGAGCAGCACCTGCCGCTGGAGGCGGGTGCCGACGGGATCCTCACCGGCGACTACCTGACGACCGAGGGGCAATCGCCCGGCGAAGACATCGAGATCATCGAACGCGCGGGTCTCGAGCCAAACCGGGAGGCGAACGACTTCGACCCCGAGGTGGTCAAGGCTCGCCACGGCGCGTCATCCGACTCGTCGTCCGAGACGGCAGCGAGCACAGGCGCAGAACCGAGCGACGACTAG
- a CDS encoding aminotransferase class I/II-fold pyridoxal phosphate-dependent enzyme — MTRFTRMDDRDRGFDLRGRLDDLEANDLKRTLAPVDRVAERGYFAPPSGGDLPVLGAEEALVFASNNYLGLTDDQRIQNAARQAAATVGTGAGASRLVTGDTLAHRDLERLLAETKGTDRALAFSSGYAANVGTIAALAPDVIFSDEYNHASIVDGCRLSGADTEVYDHCDAASLRSKLEARADRPGAEAESWLIVSDSVFSMDGTVAPLERICDVAEAFGAWVMVDEAHATGLYANGGGVVQAEGLADRVQIQLGTLSKALASQGGYVAGGDALIECLVNDARSFVFSTGLNPPAAAAASEALHVARHGTVREQLWENVSHLRDGLESMGFTVLGDSQILPVLVGDRSDALALADQLRDRNVVAPAIRPPTVPEGTSRIRVAPMATHDREDVVACLEAFQAAGQEVGIL, encoded by the coding sequence ATGACTCGGTTCACTCGAATGGACGACCGCGACCGCGGGTTCGACCTCAGGGGCCGACTCGACGACCTCGAGGCGAACGATCTGAAGCGAACGCTGGCTCCCGTCGATCGGGTCGCCGAGCGCGGCTACTTCGCACCACCGTCGGGCGGTGACCTGCCGGTGCTCGGGGCCGAAGAAGCACTGGTCTTCGCGTCGAACAACTACCTCGGATTGACCGACGATCAGCGCATCCAGAATGCGGCCCGACAGGCCGCTGCGACCGTCGGGACGGGAGCCGGGGCCAGCCGTTTGGTGACGGGCGATACGCTGGCCCACCGGGACCTCGAACGATTGCTCGCCGAGACCAAGGGAACCGATCGTGCGCTTGCCTTCTCGTCGGGGTACGCCGCCAACGTGGGGACGATCGCCGCACTGGCCCCGGACGTGATCTTCTCGGACGAATACAATCACGCGAGCATCGTCGACGGCTGCAGGCTTTCGGGGGCAGATACAGAGGTCTACGACCACTGCGACGCGGCGAGCCTGCGGTCGAAGCTCGAGGCGCGTGCCGACCGGCCCGGGGCCGAGGCGGAATCGTGGCTGATCGTCTCCGACTCCGTGTTCAGCATGGACGGCACCGTCGCGCCGCTCGAACGGATCTGCGACGTCGCGGAGGCGTTCGGTGCGTGGGTCATGGTCGACGAGGCTCACGCGACCGGCCTCTACGCCAACGGTGGCGGCGTCGTCCAGGCAGAAGGACTCGCAGACCGGGTCCAGATCCAGCTCGGGACCCTGTCGAAGGCGCTCGCCAGCCAGGGCGGCTACGTCGCCGGCGGCGACGCCCTGATCGAGTGTCTGGTCAACGACGCCCGATCGTTCGTCTTCTCGACCGGTCTCAATCCGCCGGCGGCCGCGGCCGCGAGCGAAGCGCTGCACGTCGCGCGCCACGGGACCGTCCGGGAACAACTCTGGGAGAACGTCTCCCACCTCCGGGACGGACTCGAGTCGATGGGCTTTACGGTACTCGGGGACTCCCAGATCCTCCCCGTCCTCGTCGGCGATCGGAGCGACGCACTCGCGCTGGCCGACCAACTCCGGGACCGAAACGTCGTCGCACCGGCGATCCGGCCGCCGACCGTTCCCGAGGGAACCAGCCGGATCCGCGTCGCGCCGATGGCGACCCACGATCGGGAGGACGTCGTGGCCTGTCTCGAAGCGTTCCAGGCCGCCGGCCAGGAGGTCGGGATACTGTGA
- a CDS encoding MSCRAMM family adhesin SdrC: protein MTDSTADKNASDGSFEAGPSADELFGEIAESVEGGPTDRERGDASTGSETIEDRTAADVFDQLQSDVGDDTDGVLADESPEDIIASADEPDPDPADDDLLVDEDALEDLLLTGRTKEKEFLWVDSDDGAGDDTDGDGTGRSAEATDTPAGAADESPTPDAEGDDDDVGRSSQSGGSIMVSDEDDAGDTDSETGLDADADSEAPSDRESASESDDSAPIVQDEDRTLANPEDEQSSSGILGWLRSKIGGLF, encoded by the coding sequence ATGACTGATAGTACCGCAGACAAAAACGCGAGCGACGGGTCGTTCGAGGCGGGGCCGAGCGCGGACGAACTGTTCGGGGAGATCGCGGAGTCGGTCGAGGGGGGGCCGACCGATCGCGAGCGCGGCGACGCGTCGACGGGGAGCGAAACGATCGAGGACCGGACGGCCGCCGACGTCTTCGATCAGCTCCAGTCCGACGTGGGGGACGACACGGACGGCGTGCTCGCGGACGAAAGTCCCGAGGACATCATCGCGAGTGCGGACGAACCGGATCCGGATCCGGCCGACGACGACTTGCTCGTCGACGAGGACGCGCTCGAGGACCTCTTGCTCACCGGCCGAACGAAGGAAAAAGAGTTCCTCTGGGTGGACTCGGACGACGGGGCCGGCGACGATACCGACGGGGACGGGACCGGTCGCTCTGCCGAAGCTACGGATACACCGGCCGGCGCTGCGGACGAGTCGCCGACTCCCGATGCGGAGGGCGACGATGACGACGTCGGACGCTCATCGCAGTCTGGAGGCTCGATCATGGTGTCGGACGAGGACGACGCCGGCGACACCGATTCGGAAACCGGACTGGACGCGGACGCCGATTCGGAAGCGCCGTCGGATCGCGAATCGGCGTCTGAATCCGACGACTCCGCACCGATCGTCCAGGACGAGGACCGGACCCTCGCGAACCCCGAAGACGAGCAGTCGTCGTCGGGAATCCTCGGCTGGCTCCGATCGAAAATCGGCGGTCTGTTCTAG
- a CDS encoding UbiA family prenyltransferase, translating into MTAGATTHRQRRWVSSLTAVLRVLVHSNVFISISAASVVVTTIALADLPPDPRPFFIVFAVTMFVYTVNRFTDLEEDETNVPQRAAFIRRYGRIWLAVGAVLYLAAIGFAIALDVPGVGFMLVPLLAAILYSTVGVKRLFFVKNLFVGAAWALIPLGVGYYFGQPWRFEVLFLAGYIGAMITIAAVIFDVKDIEGDRAEGIRTVPNTFGPGWTRTVSQVANVLVAASLVAIVATGVLSTVFLVLLAFNGYVGAYIPFATPDRGPLFYGFVVDGEHLFLAVLVVVFEWVVW; encoded by the coding sequence GTGACAGCCGGTGCGACCACTCACCGCCAACGGCGATGGGTCTCGTCGCTGACGGCGGTGTTGCGCGTGCTCGTTCACAGCAACGTCTTCATCTCGATTTCCGCGGCGAGCGTCGTCGTCACGACGATCGCGCTCGCCGACCTGCCGCCCGATCCGCGGCCGTTTTTCATCGTCTTCGCGGTCACGATGTTCGTCTACACGGTCAATCGATTCACGGATCTCGAGGAAGACGAGACGAACGTCCCCCAGCGGGCGGCGTTCATCAGGCGATACGGCCGGATCTGGCTCGCCGTCGGGGCCGTGCTCTATCTCGCGGCGATCGGCTTCGCGATCGCACTCGACGTCCCGGGCGTCGGATTCATGCTCGTGCCCCTGCTCGCCGCGATACTGTACTCGACGGTGGGGGTCAAGCGCCTGTTCTTCGTGAAGAACCTGTTCGTCGGCGCGGCGTGGGCCCTGATTCCGCTGGGGGTCGGCTACTACTTCGGCCAGCCGTGGCGGTTCGAGGTCCTGTTTCTGGCCGGCTACATCGGCGCGATGATCACCATCGCCGCGGTGATCTTCGACGTCAAGGACATCGAGGGCGATCGAGCGGAGGGTATTCGCACCGTCCCGAATACGTTCGGTCCCGGCTGGACCCGGACCGTCTCGCAAGTGGCGAACGTCCTCGTCGCGGCGAGTCTTGTCGCGATCGTCGCGACTGGTGTGTTATCCACGGTTTTTCTCGTTCTCCTCGCGTTCAACGGCTACGTCGGCGCGTACATCCCGTTCGCGACGCCCGATCGGGGACCGCTGTTCTACGGGTTCGTCGTCGACGGCGAGCATCTCTTTCTGGCCGTACTCGTGGTCGTCTTCGAGTGGGTCGTCTGGTAG
- the sucC gene encoding ADP-forming succinate--CoA ligase subunit beta gives MKLHEYQAKQVFADAGIPTPASQLASDVDGVVTAAEEIGYPVAVKAQVQVGGRGKAGGIKLVEDEDEAREAADSILGMDLKGYRVDRVLVEEAVDFTNELYVGITMDRGEGKPVAMVSTRGGVNIEEVAEEDPDAIAREHVDPSFGMHPYQARKAVYDAGVGRSVARDVSNVLMTLYELWESRDGADAEINPLMVTSDDEVIAADAVMNIDEDALFRQPELAEMEEEAAGGDELEQKADEYDFDYVRLEGNVGIIGNGAGLVMTTLDLVDHYGGEPANFLDVGGGAKAQRISNALDMVFSDDNVDSVVFNIFGGITRGDEVARGINEALEQFDDIPKPVVVRLAGTNWEEGMEILNEDLVTVEQTLEDAVQRAVEYAGEVNDQ, from the coding sequence ATGAAATTACACGAGTATCAGGCGAAGCAGGTCTTCGCCGACGCCGGTATTCCGACGCCGGCCTCTCAACTCGCCTCCGACGTCGACGGTGTCGTAACCGCAGCCGAGGAGATCGGGTACCCAGTAGCAGTGAAAGCGCAGGTCCAGGTCGGCGGCCGAGGGAAAGCCGGGGGGATCAAACTCGTCGAGGACGAGGACGAGGCCCGCGAGGCGGCCGACTCGATTCTCGGGATGGATCTCAAGGGCTACCGCGTGGATCGCGTGCTCGTCGAGGAAGCGGTCGACTTCACCAACGAACTCTACGTCGGGATCACGATGGACCGCGGCGAGGGCAAACCGGTCGCGATGGTCTCGACCCGCGGCGGCGTCAACATCGAGGAAGTCGCCGAGGAAGACCCCGATGCGATCGCACGCGAGCACGTCGATCCCTCCTTCGGCATGCACCCCTACCAGGCCCGCAAGGCCGTTTACGACGCGGGTGTCGGCCGATCCGTCGCGCGTGACGTCTCGAACGTCCTCATGACGCTCTACGAACTCTGGGAGAGCCGCGACGGTGCGGACGCCGAAATCAACCCGCTGATGGTAACGAGCGACGACGAGGTCATCGCGGCCGACGCCGTGATGAACATCGACGAGGACGCGCTGTTCCGTCAGCCCGAACTCGCCGAGATGGAAGAGGAGGCGGCGGGCGGCGACGAACTCGAGCAGAAGGCAGACGAGTACGACTTCGACTACGTTCGCCTCGAGGGGAACGTCGGTATCATCGGCAACGGTGCCGGACTCGTCATGACGACGCTCGACCTCGTCGACCACTACGGTGGCGAACCCGCGAACTTCCTGGACGTCGGCGGTGGCGCGAAGGCCCAGCGTATTTCGAACGCGCTCGACATGGTCTTCTCCGACGACAACGTCGACTCGGTCGTCTTCAACATCTTCGGCGGAATCACTCGCGGCGACGAAGTCGCCCGCGGGATCAACGAAGCACTCGAACAGTTCGACGACATCCCCAAGCCGGTCGTCGTCCGACTGGCGGGGACGAACTGGGAGGAAGGCATGGAGATCCTGAACGAGGACCTCGTGACGGTCGAACAGACCCTCGAGGACGCGGTCCAGCGTGCCGTCGAGTACGCTGGGGAGGTGAACGACCAATGA
- a CDS encoding DUF5795 family protein, which translates to MSGNRVVQGRMVTAEKLAELIEDDSVMEVDSIEDADEDCPECGGNVLEVGYMPSVTEFVTGRKCQDCDWSDTDRD; encoded by the coding sequence GTGAGTGGAAATCGCGTCGTTCAGGGCCGGATGGTCACGGCAGAGAAACTCGCGGAACTGATCGAGGACGACTCGGTGATGGAAGTCGACTCGATCGAGGACGCGGACGAGGACTGTCCGGAGTGTGGCGGCAACGTCCTGGAGGTCGGCTACATGCCGTCGGTCACGGAGTTCGTCACCGGCCGGAAGTGCCAGGACTGTGACTGGAGCGACACCGATCGGGACTGA